The Setaria viridis chromosome 9, Setaria_viridis_v4.0, whole genome shotgun sequence sequence cttttgaaactatgaaaaaagaagattcctcatcacatcaaacttgcagtacatgcatggagtactaaatgtagacgaaattaaaaaataattgcacagttttgttgtactttacgagatgaatcttttgagcctaattagtcaatatttggacaataattcacaaatacaaacgaaacgctacagttgcgcatttatgataAAATGTTAATTTTGCCACTCCTGAATTGGGAACTAAATAAGGCTGAGCAGCTGGTGGCGTGGAAGCCACGCCTGGCGCCTGCCTCTCCGCAAGTCGCGCTCCTCTGTCATCTGCTCTGCTTCGATCGAATCGGTTGGTTGTTTGGCTGCAAAACGATCCTCTCCTCTTCTGGCTCTGCATCCAATCCTACAGGGTCGGCATGAAAAGCAAGGTGGCAACCTGGCACCTCCTCCGATCACTCTAAACACAAAACACATCTAGGGCTGTTTGGTaatagggtgttaaaatttaacacctgtcacatcggatgtttggatgctaattagaagtattaaatatagactaattacaaaactaattgcacatatggagtgtaattcgcgagacgaatctattaaacctaattagtccatgatttgacaatgtggtgctacagtaaccatttgctaatgatggattaattcggcttaatagattcgtctcgcgaattagcacagggttctgcaattagttttataagtagctcatgtttagttcttctaattaacatccgatgtgacactgttaaagtttaacacctcgtatccaaacaccttttgAATTACCGAAGAACTTATCACATACACCGGTGACCGGTGTTACCTGGGCGTTGTTTaattcccaactttggcactatgaaaaagaagatttcccatcacatcaaacttgcggtacatgcatgaaatactaaatgtagacgaaatcaaaaactaattcacagttttgttgtactttgcgagacgaatcttttgagcctaattagtcaatgtttggacaataattcacaaatacaaacgaaatgctacagttgcacatttatggcaaaataccaattttgccactcccaaattgggaactaaacaaggtcctGGTTTCTAATGGCATCAGCAATATACAAAAACAATGCATTTTATCATAAATTTGTTAAATCTTCACATGTCGAATAGCTAGATTGCAATGCATACACGTAAACTCAGCATTGACACTTATTGTTATGCCATCTGGTGAGACATTTTGGATGACAAACATATCTTACAGAAAATATGTATTTGAACTTTTTAGGTACACATTAGCTGTTGAACTCTGTGTAAATTTCTATATTGCACATGCTCCTATCGACTGTTGCTGGGTATTCATAATTCATACCAAAATCCACACCCACCTCAAATGGAGAAGGTATGGGTAGAAATATATATGTCCATTAGAaatggggagaggaggggaggggaggggagggtaCAATTTTTCCATTGAACCATTGGATATGGGTGAGAATGGGGAGGGTGAGAATTGGATAATATATATTTGAATTTAGGTATGAATAAAAGTGGGTTTGTCCATACCTTCCCCAGTGGCAGGCCTATATCTGAGGATTTAAATAACTATTCAGAATTTTATCAAACTATAACATTAACATATATAACATTCCTTTTGAGCTCAAGCTGTGGCACTATTTccattttctctctctccccattTCTCTTATAACTTAGATTTGTGATAGTCTAACCAGTCCTAAAAATGTGATCTGTTGCCGGACATTTCACACACTGATATAAGGCCAGCAATATGGAACTATTCCATTATCTTAAAAGACTTCACTGCATATTTTCAAAAGGAAATTGCAACCTTATGAACCAATAATATGATATAGCTTTGCTACTTGGGTATCTTTGTGATTAGATTaaaagaaaacataatgctTATGTATGTAGAATGATGATAGTAAAAACACTTTTTCTCAGGGTACCTAGTTTAATTCCTAACATGATGTCCATTATCTATAATCTTAGTGTATAATTCTTGATTACAGGACCGAAGACGAGGGGCATGCGCCCCCCAACGTCGTTAATTTTCCAAAGCAGCCCCTAATGACCAAGCTAATCTAGCACTAATGCTAGCATATAACGTGGTTGTCCTCGTCATCTACAAGGGAAATGACATTCGTGTCTACGACTAAACGACGTTTTGATGGTGATGGAACAAGCGCCTGGTCGCCCTAAGAGTAGTGCCGCAAACGGATCGAGCTAATCAAGTGTTCGATGACTATGTTGCCTCACGTACCCTCTACCTCCCCATGTAGCATGATCCTGATCATCCTGGAGGCATGTTAGTAGGTGAGTACAGTAGCTCTCCACTACCATCGATCTCAACCTCTGACGTCGAATCCCCGCCAGATATTGCCGTTGTTGTTGATGCTTAGGGCAAGCATGAGCTCCGTCCACAAGCTCACCGACCTCACCACCTCAATGCCAAGCATTGCTGTACCCGCATAGACAATCTAAATATATAGAGATGGTTGTAGTTAAAGTCAAGTGCATTCggttgaatacccattatttttgctaTATAATACTAACATCCATTTCCGAATCTTGACAATTTTGACCAAACATGGTTACCAAGTCAATTCAACTTTTCAAGAATGAAAtgaccaaaatgcccttacaaACCTATCTTTAAGTGTAACCTATCTTTAAGTGTTTCTTGAACATCCctataatatttttataagGGCAAAATAGGAAAGTATTTGTTTCCTATAATATTTGTATAAGGGCAAAACAGGAAAGTATTTATTAGGAAACGTGAAGTGTCAAATATTTTGAAACAAATAAAGTGGTCAAAAGTGACAAGTATTTAGAAATGGAGGTtggtatatactccctccgttccaaattgtaagtcattccaagaatcttggagagtcaaagcatctcaagtttgaccaaaattatagggaaaaatataaagatttatcacatcaaatagatatactatgaaaatataattgataaagaatctaatgataattagttgacatcataaatgttattatattatcatataaatttgatcaaaacttgagatactttgactcttcaagattcttggaatgacttacaatttggaacggagggagtactatgtacaagtattaaaaaaataactcaAATTCAGACACTCTCCAAATCCTTAACCCACCCTTAATAGTTATATAGAATATACCAATATGAATAATTTTACAATCCGGCCGGAACGACATGTAATGATTGAGACTCGCTGCTCCTAAAGCCGCACAAAGTTATGCAAATCAAGACGTACATGTTTCGAGTTAAGTGAAGTCGAAAAGGTAAGATAATTAGAAAGAAGTCTAGTTTTCATACACTGGTAGTAGGTCTGCCGTCTGCTGCACCATCGCTCATGGCTGCTCAAAGACGGACAAAGGCCGTTGGCTAAATTGGGAGGTgtcaaattactgtgctggtactgtagcacactgtaacatttcgtttgtatttgtgaattattgtccaaacattgactaattaggctcaaaagattcgtctcgcatagtacaacaaaactgtgcaattagtttttaatttcatctacatttagtactccatgcatgtaccgcaaatttgatgtgatggggaatcttctttttgcatagtgtcaaagttgggagtggGGTGAagtaaggccatgtttagttacctcccaactcccaactttgacactatgcaaaaagaagattccccgtcacatcaaacttgcggtacatgcatggagtactaaatgtagacgaaattagaaactaattgcacagttttgttgtactttgcgagacaaatcttttaagcctaattagtcaatatttggacaataattcacaaatacaaacgaaacgctacagtgtgctacagtgctggtacagtaatttggcacctcccaatttagccaactaaacaagTCCTAAAAGGGCAAAGCGTTGGTCCGTCGATCCGTCCAGTCCGGTTCACCACGAGTCCACGACCCATGCCGGTCGAAGCTGCTACTTTTTCTGTTTGGATGCTTCAGGCTTTTTGCTGCGAGAAAGAGGAAGGCCTTCGAATCCCATCCAACCACGCAGCAGGCAGTCAACAGCATGGCGACAAGAGACAAGCAAGGGATTCGAACCAAGGGCAGGGCAGTCATTAAACCCACAAGGCCACTCACTCACATTCCCCTCATCACCCCCGCTCTTAATTGAAGGCTTCAATCATGGCGCCGCCGTCCTGGATCATCCTCTCCACCGCGCCGCACGTCTCCGCCGACGCCCTTCCCGACGGCGCCGACCTCTCCCTCGCgctcgccacgccgccgcgcctctcCCACCTCACCGTCTCCACGCGCGTCTCCTCCGCCGACCCGGACCCGGACGCAAGGCTCAAGTCCCCGCacgtcctcgccgccgacccctccggcctcctcctcgccatgacgccgccgcccctctccgaGAGCTCCCCCCCCACGGAGCGCGTCCGCCGCGGACCCGACGGCGTCGAGCACACCTTCACCATCAGCTACATCCCCGACCCGGACTACGCCGTCCTCGACGtcgtctccgccaccgcccaccgcctCCCCGACCACGACATCTTCAACGCCGGATGCCTCGGCGTCATCGCCGCGCCCGGCGCAAAAGCCTCCGGCTTCATGGTCGTCGAGTTTCAGTTCATCGTCGGCGGCACCGGGGCCTCGCTCCACTGCTTCTCGTCCCAGACCGGCGCCTGGGTCGAGAAGGACGTCCGCAACCCACTCCCGCGCTGGATCTGGAACTTCAACAACGTCGTCTCCCACAACGGCAAGCTCTGGTGGGTCGACACCGCCGCCGGACTACTCGCCTGCGACCCCTTCGCCGACAACCCGGACATGGCCTACGTCCCGCTCCCGGAGAACGACGACGACAACCGTGATGATGGCGCTAGAGGCTGCGCCTGCTACTACTGCTCCGAGAGACAgatcgccacccgccgccgcgtccagcTCAGCAACGCCACCTTCCGCTGCGTCCAAATCACCTCTGCGCGCAAGACCAAGGACCACGCCCACGACACCGCACCCGCCACGGTCACCATGCGCACGCTTGCCGATCCGGAGACGGCCCACTGGACGCTCGACTACAAGGTGCCCTTCGCCGACATCTGGGCCGACCACACCTACAAGGCGGCGGGACTGCCGGAGAAGGAACCCGTGCTCGCCTTCATCCACCCCAACAACCCCGACGTCCTCTACTTCTCCCTCGACGACTACCTCTTCGCCGTCGACATGCGTGCCAAGAAGCTGATCGAGTGCGAGGCCCACGAATCCGGCGTCTCTTCGTCCTCACTTCTCGCCTGGGAGCTGCCGCCCGCGCTCACCGCACCCGCCGCTGGTATTATTTGCTTTCCTTCATTCTCTCATCACATCCCCTGTACCTACCAGCTGCTGTTTCACACTTTTGTTGTGTGTGAATTGGGAAGAGCGTGGTAATTTTAGTAAGAGGAGGCAATTCGATCGTGCACAATCCGTGCAAGCACTCCCATCCATCTCTAGATGCATTTCAATCAACATGCATGTTAGTTGTACAGATCCTCCAGTGCTACCTGATGATTTAAGACGCACAAGTAATCTCTTTTTTAGTTCCAGTGACGAAATGTAATTAAGTTAAATAATTTAATGTCAATGTTTACTTAAGGAAAAGCTAAAGGTCTAGTAGTGGATGCTATTGCTTTGGTGTTCTTGTTTCTACAGATATGGAAAACTGGAACAAACTACTTCTCTCTCCTTGTTGCAATTTGTTCAGACTTCAACTTGTTTCGTGTTAGATATAATGTTCAGGCTTCAACTTGTTTTCTTGAAATTAAATCTGTTACTGCTTGCCAAGGTAGAGTGACCAGATCTAGGATGCGACATATGGATTTCATATGTCGGAATTATTGAAGGATCTTCTATGGGTTGGAAGTTGGATAGCCAGTGTACCTGTTAGCTTCTTTCTATTTTCCAGTTTCTAATGGTATTAATACACAATCAATGTATTTTTAAAAGATAAATTTGTTATATCTTCTGGATACGTTAATTGCAATGCATATACACTCAGGTTTGACACTTTTAATTCAATTATTATGCCATCTGACGAAAACAGTTTGGTGAATCTTCAGGCCTTTTGGATATACTTTTGCTGCTGAATGAATTACCTTCTATATGTGGACCTGCTACTCTTAGAAATCTGGGGATGTAAATAATTCCTCATTAACTCTATTCCCATGTGTCTGATATATCCATGATTCCATATGGACGTCATAAATAGAATTTTACCAAACTATGACATGAACATATATAGCCACATAGTGATATAGGCACATAGCATTCCTTTCTGAATTCCTGTAGGCGATATTTTGTCTTCACAATCTCAGCGCCTGTCCTAAATTTGTTCTCTGTTGGCCATATTTTCCAAATGGAAATTGCTACCTTGTAGACCAATAAGAAAAAGCTTAGATATACTGGATTGATAGAAAGCATAATGCCTTGATATGTACAGTACGGACGGAGTAGTACTTATCTAGGATGCCTACTTTAGTTTCGAATATTGTGTTAAATGTCTATAAGCTCTGTGTATAATTCTTCACACTGTTAAAACACTTTTGTGTAGTGACCTTGCAGATACAATCTATGAGGGATTGCTGTTTGTTCTCTTACATGTTTATCTTGGTTTCTATTATGATTGATTTCCTTTTCCTGGTTTCGGTACCAAGTTTGTGCATCATGCTAATGGCTAGCTCCTCATTCATATTCTTTACtctttggtttctttttttttcctagaaaTGTCAAAGAACAATCTTATGTTTTAACTAATATGGTTGCTATGTCTTTGAAGGTGTTCCTGAGAACGGATCAAATGATGAGTCTGCAACAGCAGCGTCAGCATGAAGAGAGGGTTGGTGATAGTGGTTTATTAGTTTCCTTTTGGCAGGTGAGGCTTGAACGTGACCAGAACTTGTTTTCCTGCAGCATGGTACTCATGTACTAGCAACGAAGCGCTCTGGTTCTCAGATAGTATGCTGATGCTCAATTCCCTTGGCCTTGCAGGCAATGTAGTCATTACTACCTGGGGGGCGCATTATGGCCTGACATGGCGTTTCATGAGCAGCGTGCATGGTGTTGCGTAGGTTATGATGGATTGTTACCGTCAGGACTCAGGATGGATGGACGTGTGTTTGCTAGTTAAAATTGTATCCATGGTTCGTTTGGATGTGAGTGCTGTATGCGTTGCCAAACTGGAACAGACATTTCGGTTGCCTCCGGGGTGAATGAAGTGCATTATGCTTGAAACAAGTTGATTGGTGCAGTGTGTTCTGTTGAGTCGTGAAATGGTTGAATAGATTTGCTTCACATTTGGAATTACACAAAAAAGATTCACTAAAATGTTTGCTGTATTGGtatttctaggtgcataatatttactatgcatctagatacaacctatatctagatatataataatatctataaacctatAAAAACTAATACGAGAGCGCTGCTGCAGTGGCGAAGTGGCGATGCCGCAAAGCGGCATCAGTGACTCCATTGATGCTGGCCAGGCGACACCACGGGCCGGGATCCTCTCGCGATCCATACGTGAGGCATTCAAGGGGAAAATTCCCTCGAACAAAAGGGATAACCCAGCGATGGAGGATGCAGAGGCGCGATCTCGTCTATCTGCGACGATCGATGGCATTGTTGCATCATCCAAAGGATCAAAGAGGATCTACCATGCGGAGGGACGATTTAACATTGCCAATGGCAAGTTTTGGGACTGTTCCTCCGATTCTGAGGTTGATGAAGATCTCGGCAACGTCGAAACCACACATCAGGTACGTTCTTTTGTGGCTGCAGGTCCGGTCTCCAAGCCGACGTCCGCGATTTCGGTACGGGCCGTCGGGGAGCGACGACAACCACAGCAACAACAAAACAAGGGCTGCTGGCCTTGCGACAGGAAAAAACAATGGAAAGGTTCGTTGCCAAAACCTAGGTGCTCACCGCAGAGAACCATGGGGGATTTCCTGGAACCGATCTTGGAAAAAGTTCGTTCTTCATTACCTCCTGCAGATACCCAGCAAAGTGTGCGCAGTTCAGATCCTGAATTCCAGCCAGTTCAACATTCAAAAGCATCAGTGGTTGGGCCTTCAACTGGACTCGGATTTGAGTCAGGCTCCTACTCAAGCTGGGCCCGACGTAACCCTGGCCTAGCTTCCCTATGCAGGCGGCTAACACGGAGACCACGCATTGTGCAAGTTTCGTACGTGCAAGTGCTCATGGCAGGGCGATCTGCGGCGGCTGGTGGAGCGGGTGGAGAGATCAGCGCCCTGGCCGGAATTATGGCGGCCAATTTTGAGCGGCTCGCGGCCAAGGTCGGCCTCCCAGGCCTTACGGCGGCTGTCGAGACCGTGATCAGGGAGGCCGGGATTTGGATCACGGAGGATGAGATCACAACTCTGGATTGGTTCGTGGAGGACGTACTGTTGGAGCACAAGGTTCTGGTAAGATGGACTCCAACGCGGGCAAAGCACCAATGGAGGAGCACAACAGACAGGCTAAGGAGAAGGGGGAGGGGTCGTTGACAGGGAAGCACAAGGGAACAAAGATGGCTGGTGAACCTGCTccgagaaagaagaagaagttcgTCCTCTGCTGCGAGATATGTGAGGATGAACACTTTACCTCTCAGTGCCCACTTTTACGTGGTCCTAAACCATCAGCCACGTATTGTGGTCTTGCTGGCGACAGACTTGGGTTTTTTCACATTCCATACACTCGGCTACAAAAGCTCCCTGCAAAGTTGCTGCTACTGCATTGATCAAGATCGTTGAAGG is a genomic window containing:
- the LOC117840504 gene encoding uncharacterized protein, with the protein product MAPPSWIILSTAPHVSADALPDGADLSLALATPPRLSHLTVSTRVSSADPDPDARLKSPHVLAADPSGLLLAMTPPPLSESSPPTERVRRGPDGVEHTFTISYIPDPDYAVLDVVSATAHRLPDHDIFNAGCLGVIAAPGAKASGFMVVEFQFIVGGTGASLHCFSSQTGAWVEKDVRNPLPRWIWNFNNVVSHNGKLWWVDTAAGLLACDPFADNPDMAYVPLPENDDDNRDDGARGCACYYCSERQIATRRRVQLSNATFRCVQITSARKTKDHAHDTAPATVTMRTLADPETAHWTLDYKVPFADIWADHTYKAAGLPEKEPVLAFIHPNNPDVLYFSLDDYLFAVDMRAKKLIECEAHESGVSSSSLLAWELPPALTAPAAGVPENGSNDESATAASA